The genomic window CTTCCCATTTTCCACTACcacggctagggttagggttagggcaGAGAGCTGAGCTTTCACGAGCTCGCCATTAATGTCACACTGGAGCGAGCATTCATGTCTCCCTTTCAGATGGTAGATGGCTCCGCATTTACTCCCCCCACCCCACTGTGTAGATGCCTCCGCCGCTATATATCTCTCCCACCCACCCACTCTTCCTCCACTCCGGCGAGCTATACCAAGCTACGAGGTGAAGAAGCTGagagtgatcgatcgatcgagtgttcgacggcggcggcgaggtcgaagaTGGTGGACATGAACGACGTGCTGCTGGtggtgtcggcggcggtgctggcggcgatgtggtggcggcggtgttccaggaccggcggcgccgacggcctcCCGCCGGGGCCGCCGGGGTGGCCGGTGGTCGGCAACCTGTTCCAGGTGATCCTCCAGCGGCGGCCCTTCATGTACGTGGTGCGCGACCTCCGCGAGAAGTACGGGCCCATCTTCACCATGCGGATGGGGCAGCGCACGCTCATCGTCGTCACCGACGCCGACCTCATCCACGACGCGCTCGTCAAGCAGGGCGCGGCGTTCGCCAGCCGCCCCGAGGACAGCCCGACGCGGCTGCTCTTCAGCGTCGGCAAGTGCACCGTCAACTCGGCGCCGTACGGCCCGCTCTGGCGCGCGCTCCGCCGCAACTTCGTCGCCGAGATCGTGTCGCCGCCGCGGGTGAAGGGGTTCTCGTGGATCCGCGAGTGGGCCGTCGGGAGCCACCTCCGGCGGCTCCGCGCCGAgttcgccgccaccggcgccgtcaGGATGATGGCCAACTGCCGCCTCTCCATCTGCAGCATCCTCATCTGCATCTGCTTCGGCGCCAAGATCCCCGACGAGCTCATCCGCGAGATCGAGGAGGTGCTCAAGGACGTGATGATGATGACCATGCCCAAGCTCCCGGACTTCCTCCCGCTCCTCACGCCGCTCTTCACCAAgcagctcgccgcggcgcgcgaaCTCCGG from Oryza glaberrima chromosome 6, OglaRS2, whole genome shotgun sequence includes these protein-coding regions:
- the LOC127777804 gene encoding cytochrome P450 77A3; this encodes MSPFQMVDGSAFTPPTPLCRCLRRYISLPPTHSSSTPASYTKLRGEEAESDRSIECSTAAARSKMVDMNDVLLVVSAAVLAAMWWRRCSRTGGADGLPPGPPGWPVVGNLFQVILQRRPFMYVVRDLREKYGPIFTMRMGQRTLIVVTDADLIHDALVKQGAAFASRPEDSPTRLLFSVGKCTVNSAPYGPLWRALRRNFVAEIVSPPRVKGFSWIREWAVGSHLRRLRAEFAATGAVRMMANCRLSICSILICICFGAKIPDELIREIEEVLKDVMMMTMPKLPDFLPLLTPLFTKQLAAARELRRRQLGCLAPLVRARREFIRGGGERNADGNTVVGGVEMVSAPGEAYVDSLFDLEPPGRGKRLGEDELVTLCSEVMSAGTDTSATALEWAMMHLVLDAGVQDKLYGEVVSKVGTTARITEADVEAMPYLQAVVKETFRRHPPSHFVLSHAATRDTELGGYRVPADASVEFYTAWVTENPATWPDPEAWRPERFLEGGEGFDTDITATRALRMMPFGAGRRICPAATLGVLHIQLMLANMVREFRWVPPAGEGPPDPTETFAFTVVMKNPLRAALVERRVGGELATGGGGGAAASA